One stretch of Candidatus Palauibacter soopunensis DNA includes these proteins:
- a CDS encoding CPBP family intramembrane glutamic endopeptidase, with product MPETPTPIAAAYAVLLLIGMPLLAALDARRGADLAAAAKHRRLLYVSVGASLVVLGLVTLGVAAWQNVPAAALGWRVDAPPAALLQGLGVAAVGLLAAWLITAAARIAGLRETGAVLLLMPRNASEKRWFLALSGIAAVCEEYAYRGFGLWAVSAWTGNPWLGVALVSVSFGLAHGYQKLVGVVRATALGVVLAVTVIWTDSLFPSIVGHFWINAAIGLGGWRYLHANFDVDEPDEPET from the coding sequence ATGCCGGAGACTCCGACCCCGATCGCGGCGGCGTACGCTGTGCTGCTCCTGATCGGCATGCCCCTCCTCGCCGCCCTCGATGCCCGTCGCGGGGCCGATCTCGCCGCAGCGGCGAAACACCGCCGGCTGCTGTACGTGTCGGTGGGGGCATCGCTCGTCGTGCTCGGCCTGGTCACGCTCGGCGTCGCGGCGTGGCAGAACGTCCCCGCGGCCGCGCTCGGCTGGAGGGTCGACGCGCCGCCGGCCGCGCTGCTCCAGGGCCTGGGCGTGGCCGCCGTCGGGCTCCTGGCAGCCTGGCTGATCACCGCGGCCGCACGGATCGCCGGGCTCCGGGAGACCGGGGCCGTCCTGCTGCTGATGCCGCGAAACGCCTCGGAAAAACGCTGGTTTCTCGCGCTCTCCGGGATCGCGGCGGTCTGCGAAGAGTATGCCTATCGTGGATTCGGCCTGTGGGCCGTCTCGGCATGGACCGGCAACCCCTGGCTCGGCGTGGCGCTGGTCTCCGTGTCCTTCGGACTCGCTCACGGATACCAGAAGCTGGTCGGCGTGGTCCGGGCGACGGCGCTCGGCGTTGTGCTCGCGGTGACCGTCATCTGGACGGACAGTCTGTTCCCGTCCATCGTCGGGCACTTCTGGATCAACGCGGCGATCGGCCTGGGAGGTTGGCGCTACCTCCACGCGAACTTCGATGTCGACGAGCCCGATGAACCCGAAACATGA
- a CDS encoding porin yields MIARMCARTVVVLGLAMPAGMAAQEASPIEVGGLLRAGARAHSDSTLGGQGFRLFESRLKVEGAVGLVFDYKFVVRYDASRDAYRIHDAVVTMPVIPEFELSFGMFKPYFGYEATVSRSDITFVERSQAATALRPDRQIGVQAGGQALDGRFTYGAGLYNGNGRSITNDGDDYMFAGRVQYNSIGTIAFYDELVVQAGASLAYSEDTSAPLGKGIITGDRSAAPGITSDFAGSRLYWGADVQVSYHNLTLTGEYLRADFDLDAPLSGSGPAETEASGGWVQFGYRPWGLLEGVVRYDGFRPALGADRKFMVFGLNLYPDGYARFGLQYASALDDLPHAPTLSDGQFLFLAQVDF; encoded by the coding sequence ATGATCGCGAGAATGTGCGCGCGAACGGTCGTCGTGCTTGGCCTGGCCATGCCGGCTGGAATGGCGGCGCAGGAGGCCTCGCCGATCGAGGTCGGAGGACTGCTGCGCGCCGGAGCCCGGGCGCATTCGGATTCCACCCTCGGCGGGCAGGGATTCCGGCTCTTCGAATCCCGCCTCAAGGTGGAGGGCGCCGTCGGACTCGTCTTCGACTACAAGTTCGTTGTCCGCTACGACGCGTCGCGGGACGCGTACCGGATCCACGACGCGGTGGTCACGATGCCGGTGATTCCGGAATTCGAGCTCAGCTTCGGCATGTTCAAGCCCTACTTCGGCTACGAAGCCACCGTGTCGCGGAGCGACATCACGTTCGTCGAGCGCTCGCAGGCCGCGACCGCCCTCAGGCCGGACCGGCAGATCGGTGTGCAGGCGGGCGGGCAGGCGCTCGATGGCCGGTTCACCTACGGGGCCGGCCTCTACAACGGCAACGGCCGGTCCATCACGAACGACGGCGACGACTACATGTTCGCCGGCCGCGTGCAGTACAACTCGATCGGCACGATCGCCTTCTACGACGAACTCGTCGTGCAGGCGGGAGCTTCCCTCGCTTATTCGGAGGACACATCCGCGCCGCTCGGCAAGGGCATCATCACCGGAGACCGATCGGCGGCGCCCGGCATCACGTCCGATTTCGCGGGCAGCCGCCTGTACTGGGGTGCGGACGTTCAGGTCTCCTACCACAACCTGACGCTGACGGGCGAGTACCTGCGGGCGGACTTCGATCTCGATGCTCCGCTCAGCGGGAGCGGGCCGGCCGAGACGGAGGCGTCCGGCGGCTGGGTGCAGTTCGGCTATCGGCCCTGGGGGCTGCTCGAGGGCGTCGTGCGGTACGACGGATTCCGGCCGGCTCTGGGCGCCGACCGGAAGTTCATGGTGTTCGGACTGAACCTGTATCCGGACGGCTACGCGAGGTTCGGGCTGCAGTACGCCAGCGCGCTCGACGATTTGCCCCACGCCCCGACGCTGTCCGATGGCCAGTTCCTCTTCCTCGCCCAGGTCGACTTCTGA